A genomic stretch from Caldicellulosiruptoraceae bacterium PP1 includes:
- the galE gene encoding UDP-glucose 4-epimerase GalE gives MILVTGGAGYIGSHMVYLLLEKGYDVIVIDNLEKGHKKAVLGGKLIVGDLRDIEFLDKVFSENQIDAVIHFAASSLVGESVLNPMKYYYNNVYGTINLVNTMIKYDVKKIVFSSTAATYGEPENIPILETDKTLPTNPYGETKLAIEKMLKWADNAHGLKYVSLRYFNVAGAHPDGLIGEDHDPESHLIPIVLQAALGKREKVVVYGNDYDTKDGTCIRDYIHVLDLCEAHLLALQYLDKNNSEIFNLGNGEGFSVFEVINTCKEVTGIDIKYEIGRRRLGDPSILIASSEKAIKTLDWKQKYNSLKKIVETAWKWHSKNPNGFIE, from the coding sequence ATGATTTTAGTTACTGGTGGAGCTGGTTATATAGGTAGTCATATGGTTTACTTGCTACTTGAAAAAGGATATGATGTCATAGTTATCGATAACTTAGAAAAAGGACATAAGAAAGCTGTTCTTGGAGGAAAACTTATTGTAGGTGATTTAAGAGATATTGAATTTTTGGATAAAGTTTTCTCTGAAAATCAAATTGATGCTGTAATTCATTTTGCTGCATCATCTCTTGTTGGGGAAAGTGTACTAAATCCAATGAAATATTACTATAACAATGTTTATGGGACTATTAATTTAGTAAATACAATGATTAAATATGATGTAAAAAAGATAGTGTTCTCATCAACTGCTGCAACATATGGAGAACCTGAAAATATACCAATTCTAGAAACTGATAAAACATTACCTACTAATCCGTACGGTGAAACAAAACTTGCAATAGAAAAAATGTTAAAATGGGCTGACAATGCACATGGATTAAAATATGTTTCATTAAGATATTTTAACGTAGCTGGTGCACATCCAGATGGCTTAATAGGTGAGGATCATGACCCAGAAAGCCATTTAATTCCAATTGTTCTTCAAGCTGCATTAGGCAAGAGAGAAAAAGTAGTAGTTTATGGTAATGATTACGATACTAAAGACGGGACATGTATTAGGGACTATATACATGTACTGGATTTATGTGAAGCTCATCTATTAGCATTACAATATTTAGACAAAAACAATAGTGAGATTTTTAATTTAGGTAATGGTGAAGGATTTTCTGTATTTGAAGTGATAAATACTTGTAAAGAAGTAACAGGTATTGATATCAAATACGAGATTGGACGAAGAAGATTAGGTGATCCATCTATACTGATTGCTTCATCAGAAAAAGCAATAAAAACATTGGATTGGAAACAAAAATATAATTCCCTTAAAAAAATTGTTGAAACAGCTTGGAAATGGCATAGCAAAAATCCTAATGGTTTTATTGAATAA
- a CDS encoding PocR ligand-binding domain-containing protein, with amino-acid sequence MRFKEIIKYDDLKKVLDNFSIVTGISTNFLTAENEWIENEKKGTCEFCKIMKQNYNGGMACRNSDIQGSMCAQQKKDIHIYKCHMGLTEVTIPLFFNNIFIGTLFIGQILDREPTPDMWDKIEILVSSEPIDISKLKDAFFKITYISEEKLMYVIEMLNIVAKYIIDSEMIRISSLSTIKKVEEYIKNNYMNNITLEDIANLVYLSPTYLSYLFKKQTGITFKEYLIGQRLKKAQELMDNTDYSIGEISKLVGIDDQNYFSRLFKAKYGISPLNYKKIKQNLDGY; translated from the coding sequence ATGAGATTTAAAGAGATTATAAAATATGATGACTTAAAAAAGGTTCTTGATAATTTTTCTATTGTTACTGGCATCTCAACAAATTTTTTAACAGCAGAGAATGAATGGATTGAAAATGAAAAGAAAGGAACTTGTGAATTTTGCAAGATAATGAAGCAAAACTATAATGGAGGAATGGCTTGTAGAAATTCTGATATACAAGGATCAATGTGTGCTCAGCAGAAAAAGGATATTCATATATATAAATGTCATATGGGACTTACAGAAGTAACTATTCCTTTGTTTTTTAATAATATTTTTATTGGGACATTATTTATTGGGCAAATATTAGATAGAGAACCTACACCTGATATGTGGGATAAAATTGAAATATTAGTTTCATCTGAACCTATTGATATCAGTAAATTGAAAGATGCTTTTTTTAAGATAACGTATATATCAGAAGAAAAACTTATGTATGTTATTGAAATGTTAAACATTGTGGCTAAGTATATTATTGATTCTGAAATGATAAGAATATCGTCTTTATCAACAATTAAGAAGGTAGAAGAATATATTAAAAATAACTATATGAATAATATAACTCTTGAAGATATAGCAAATTTGGTTTATCTTTCACCTACATATTTAAGCTACCTTTTTAAAAAACAGACAGGTATTACATTTAAAGAATATTTAATTGGACAAAGATTAAAAAAAGCACAAGAGCTGATGGATAATACTGATTATTCAATTGGAGAGATTTCAAAACTTGTTGGTATTGATGATCAGAATTATTTTAGCAGATTATTTAAAGCAAAATATGGTATATCACCATTAAATTATAAAAAAATAAAACAAAATTTAGATGGTTATTAA
- a CDS encoding galactokinase, whose amino-acid sequence MDLLKEFYNVYGVNNNEVRVFFSAGRVNLIGEHTDYNGGYVFPAALSVGTTVLIRKRDDSKILLYATDLKTKVEADLNNIDSYKNLPWGNYQLGVVKELIELSYNVGGCEMLFHDTVPHGAGLSSSAAIECATGIAVYSIFNDKPIDKVELAFIGQRAENRYVGVNCGIMDQFASSMGKKDHAIFLNTKTMDYEYVPLNLQNYKIVISNTNKKRSLADSKYNQRRNECEQGLKALQNEISVQTLGDVSKEQFEQYKYLIEDEIIRKRVEHVVYEDYRVLKSIEVLNNGDLIEFGKLMFESHYSLKNLYEVTGIELDTLVEEASKIQGVIGSRMTGAGFGGCTVSIVHKDAIDEFKQKVGENYYKKTNLKADFYVFDIDDGAREIKV is encoded by the coding sequence ATGGATTTATTAAAAGAATTTTATAATGTATATGGAGTGAATAATAACGAGGTAAGAGTTTTTTTCTCAGCGGGTAGAGTAAATCTTATTGGTGAACATACTGATTATAATGGTGGATATGTATTTCCTGCTGCACTAAGTGTTGGAACAACAGTATTGATAAGAAAAAGAGATGACTCAAAAATATTACTTTATGCCACAGATTTGAAAACAAAAGTAGAAGCAGATTTAAATAATATTGATTCATACAAAAATTTACCTTGGGGTAATTATCAACTAGGCGTTGTAAAAGAACTTATTGAATTATCATATAATGTTGGTGGTTGTGAAATGTTATTTCACGATACAGTGCCACATGGTGCTGGCCTTTCTTCTTCAGCTGCTATAGAATGTGCCACTGGTATAGCAGTTTATTCTATTTTCAATGATAAACCAATTGATAAAGTTGAACTTGCATTTATTGGACAAAGAGCTGAAAATAGATATGTAGGTGTAAATTGTGGTATAATGGATCAATTTGCATCAAGTATGGGGAAAAAGGATCATGCAATATTTCTAAATACTAAGACAATGGACTATGAATATGTTCCACTTAATCTTCAAAACTATAAAATAGTTATCTCAAATACTAATAAAAAAAGAAGCCTTGCTGATTCAAAATATAATCAAAGAAGAAATGAATGTGAGCAGGGCCTAAAAGCATTGCAAAATGAAATTTCAGTTCAAACATTGGGTGATGTAAGTAAAGAACAATTTGAACAGTATAAATACTTAATAGAAGACGAAATTATAAGAAAAAGGGTGGAGCATGTAGTATACGAAGACTATAGGGTTTTAAAATCTATAGAAGTTTTAAACAATGGTGACTTAATTGAATTTGGCAAGCTAATGTTTGAATCTCATTATTCACTCAAAAATCTTTACGAAGTTACAGGAATTGAACTTGATACATTAGTTGAAGAAGCATCAAAAATACAAGGAGTTATTGGTTCAAGAATGACTGGGGCTGGCTTTGGTGGTTGTACTGTTTCAATAGTTCATAAAGATGCTATTGATGAATTCAAACAAAAAGTTGGAGAAAACTATTATAAAAAAACTAACTTAAAAGCTGACTTTTATGTATTTGACATTGATGATGGAGCAAGAGAAATAAAAGTGTAA
- the lon gene encoding endopeptidase La, with amino-acid sequence MRKQKKRKIPLIPLRGLVIFPYMMLHFDVGREISIKALEEAMNNDQMILLTAQKDPKNEDPIEEDIYEYGTVSKIKQMLKLPNEAIRVLVEGVSRAKITKFENSDPYFLVEIEEYPDKEVKELDTELEALTRNLINAFEDYARITNKIPPEAIVSVTTINDPGQLADVVAANIIVKLEDKQLILEQTNIKERLTKLYEIIMKEKEIIEIEKKISVKVKKQLDKMQKEYYLREQLKAIQSELGEKEGTFAEAQEYREAILKLNLTEESFQKVMKEIDRLERLPYASPEVGIIRTYLDWIIELPWNNKSDEKIDINYAKKILDQDHYGLTKVKERILEYLAVRKLKNDLKGPILCLVGPPGVGKTSIAKSIAKALNRNYVRMSLGGVRDEAEIRGHRKTYVGAMPGRIIYSLKQAKTKNPLILLDEIDKLAHDFRGDPASALLEVLDAEQNYAFRDHYLEIPFDLSEVLFITTANTLETIPRPLLDRLEVIEITGYTEEEKLQIALKYLLPKQIEANGLTKNQIRYEQEAIRDIINYYTKESGVRNLEREIARLCRRVAKEILEENKKQVRITKNNLEKYLGIKKYRHDEALNEDRVGIATGLAWTPYGGETLAVEVLTMPGNGKLELTGQLGDVMKESAKAAISYIRAKATQLGINENFYKELDIHIHVPEGAIPKDGPSAGVTMVTAMVSALTQKPVRHDIAMTGEITLRGKVLPIGGVKEKVLAAKRIGIENVILPQENKKDLAELEDYIKKSMNFILVSSIDEVIKSAIRD; translated from the coding sequence ATGAGAAAACAAAAAAAGAGAAAAATACCACTTATACCTCTTAGAGGATTAGTTATATTTCCATATATGATGCTTCATTTTGATGTTGGTCGTGAAATTTCTATTAAAGCATTAGAAGAAGCTATGAATAACGATCAAATGATTCTTTTAACTGCTCAGAAAGATCCTAAAAATGAGGATCCGATAGAAGAAGATATATATGAATATGGAACAGTATCAAAAATAAAACAAATGTTGAAACTACCTAATGAAGCAATTAGAGTGCTTGTAGAAGGTGTTTCAAGAGCAAAAATAACAAAATTTGAAAATTCTGATCCTTACTTTTTAGTTGAAATAGAGGAATATCCTGATAAAGAGGTAAAAGAACTAGATACTGAATTAGAAGCTTTAACACGTAATTTAATAAATGCATTTGAAGATTATGCAAGAATCACAAATAAAATACCTCCTGAAGCAATAGTTTCAGTAACAACAATAAATGATCCAGGACAATTGGCAGATGTTGTTGCTGCAAATATTATTGTGAAGCTTGAGGACAAGCAACTTATACTAGAGCAAACAAATATTAAGGAAAGACTTACAAAACTATATGAAATTATAATGAAAGAAAAAGAAATAATTGAGATAGAAAAGAAAATCTCTGTTAAAGTTAAAAAACAGCTTGATAAAATGCAAAAAGAGTATTATCTCAGGGAACAATTAAAGGCTATACAAAGCGAATTAGGTGAAAAAGAAGGAACATTTGCTGAAGCACAAGAATATAGAGAGGCAATTTTAAAACTTAATTTGACTGAAGAATCGTTCCAAAAAGTTATGAAAGAAATTGATAGATTAGAAAGACTACCATATGCTTCTCCAGAAGTTGGTATTATTCGAACTTATCTTGATTGGATAATTGAATTACCTTGGAATAATAAAAGTGATGAAAAAATTGATATAAATTACGCTAAAAAGATATTAGATCAAGATCATTATGGTCTTACTAAAGTTAAAGAAAGAATTCTTGAATATTTAGCAGTAAGAAAGCTTAAAAATGATTTAAAAGGTCCAATACTATGTTTGGTTGGACCTCCTGGAGTAGGTAAAACATCAATAGCAAAATCAATTGCAAAGGCATTAAACAGAAACTATGTCAGAATGTCCCTTGGTGGAGTTAGAGATGAAGCTGAAATAAGAGGTCATAGAAAGACATATGTTGGTGCTATGCCAGGACGAATTATTTATTCACTAAAACAGGCAAAAACAAAAAACCCATTAATTTTGCTAGATGAGATTGATAAATTAGCACATGACTTTAGAGGTGATCCTGCATCTGCATTACTTGAGGTACTTGATGCAGAGCAAAATTATGCATTTAGGGATCATTATCTTGAGATACCATTTGATTTATCAGAAGTATTATTTATTACTACTGCAAATACACTCGAGACCATCCCAAGACCATTACTCGATAGGCTAGAGGTTATTGAAATTACTGGATATACAGAGGAAGAAAAACTACAAATAGCTTTAAAATATCTATTACCTAAACAAATTGAAGCAAACGGCCTTACAAAAAATCAAATAAGATATGAACAAGAAGCAATTCGTGATATAATTAATTATTATACAAAGGAATCTGGTGTTAGAAATTTAGAAAGAGAAATTGCAAGACTTTGTAGAAGGGTTGCCAAAGAAATACTTGAAGAAAATAAAAAGCAAGTTAGAATTACCAAAAATAACCTTGAAAAGTACCTTGGTATAAAAAAATATAGGCATGATGAAGCTTTAAATGAAGATAGAGTTGGAATTGCTACTGGTCTTGCATGGACACCATATGGTGGTGAAACATTAGCTGTCGAAGTGTTAACTATGCCTGGAAATGGTAAACTAGAACTAACAGGCCAGCTTGGTGATGTTATGAAAGAATCGGCAAAAGCAGCTATAAGCTATATAAGGGCAAAGGCAACTCAATTAGGGATAAATGAAAATTTCTACAAAGAACTTGATATTCATATTCACGTTCCTGAGGGTGCAATACCAAAAGATGGCCCTTCTGCTGGTGTAACAATGGTTACAGCAATGGTTTCAGCTTTAACACAAAAACCTGTTAGGCATGATATTGCAATGACAGGTGAAATAACTTTAAGGGGTAAGGTTCTTCCTATTGGCGGTGTAAAGGAAAAAGTATTAGCAGCAAAAAGAATTGGGATTGAAAATGTGATATTACCTCAGGAGAATAAAAAGGATTTAGCTGAATTAGAAGATTATATCAAGAAAAGCATGAATTTTATATTAGTTTCATCTATTGATGAAGTAATAAAATCGGCAATTAGGGATTAA
- a CDS encoding glycerol-3-phosphate responsive antiterminator, translating to MKNILIDILIQNPIIPAVRNNDSLNLAINSNCKFIFLLHSNILSINNEINLIKKHDKLCFVHIDLIEGLGKDDIGILYLKNIGVDGIISTKNNLISFAKEIGLLTIHRIFLLDSLSIESGIKITNNSQPDFIEVLPGVIPKAISLINNRIPIPIIAGGMINTKEEVINALKSGAIAISTSKLNLLDI from the coding sequence TTGAAAAATATATTAATTGATATTTTGATACAAAACCCTATTATTCCTGCAGTTAGAAATAATGATTCGCTTAATTTAGCAATAAATTCAAATTGTAAATTTATTTTTTTACTTCACTCTAATATTTTATCCATAAATAATGAAATAAATTTAATCAAAAAGCATGATAAATTATGCTTTGTTCATATTGATTTAATTGAAGGTCTTGGTAAGGATGATATAGGTATATTATACTTAAAAAATATTGGAGTTGATGGTATAATCTCAACAAAAAATAATCTAATTTCATTCGCTAAGGAAATAGGTCTTTTAACTATACATCGAATTTTCCTCCTGGACTCACTCTCAATTGAATCAGGAATTAAAATAACAAATAATTCTCAACCTGATTTTATTGAAGTATTACCTGGAGTAATACCAAAAGCAATAAGTTTAATAAATAATAGAATACCTATTCCAATTATTGCGGGAGGAATGATAAATACAAAAGAAGAAGTTATTAATGCTTTAAAATCAGGTGCTATTGCAATTTCAACAAGTAAATTAAATTTATTAGATATTTAG
- a CDS encoding DUF523 domain-containing protein, whose amino-acid sequence MNYALVSACLLGLQTRYDLKIIQNQSILELMNQYILIPVCPEQLGGLPTPREKSEILKDKVITMTNKDVTTYFIRGANETLKVAKLYNASVAFLKSKSPSCGYGMIYDGTFTNRLINGHGITARLLFENGIKIISVD is encoded by the coding sequence ATGAATTATGCACTAGTGTCTGCTTGCTTACTTGGGTTACAAACAAGGTATGATTTAAAAATAATACAAAATCAAAGCATTTTGGAATTAATGAACCAATATATATTAATTCCTGTTTGTCCAGAACAATTAGGAGGGCTTCCAACTCCTAGAGAAAAATCAGAAATTTTAAAAGATAAAGTTATAACTATGACAAATAAAGATGTAACAACATATTTTATAAGAGGTGCCAATGAAACTTTAAAAGTTGCAAAATTATATAATGCTAGTGTTGCTTTTCTAAAATCTAAAAGCCCTTCATGCGGTTATGGCATGATTTATGATGGAACATTTACAAATAGATTAATTAATGGACATGGAATTACTGCAAGATTATTATTTGAAAATGGAATTAAAATTATATCAGTAGATTAG
- a CDS encoding DUF1667 domain-containing protein: MEKSITCISCPMGCIINYKKENDNNITFSGYKCKRGLEYAKQELTSPKRIVTTTIKLNNASLPFLPVKTDKPIPKDKIDDVLNILRDYKCFAPIKAGDIVIENILNTGANIVATRSINN, encoded by the coding sequence ATGGAGAAATCTATTACATGTATCTCATGTCCGATGGGATGTATAATAAATTATAAAAAAGAAAATGATAATAATATTACTTTTAGTGGATATAAATGTAAAAGAGGATTAGAATACGCAAAACAAGAATTAACAAGTCCTAAAAGAATTGTTACTACGACCATTAAATTAAATAATGCTTCTTTACCTTTTTTACCTGTAAAAACTGATAAACCAATTCCAAAAGATAAAATAGATGATGTACTAAATATTTTAAGAGATTATAAATGCTTTGCTCCTATTAAAGCAGGTGATATAGTAATTGAAAATATATTAAATACAGGTGCGAATATAGTAGCAACGAGAAGTATTAACAACTAA
- the yihA gene encoding ribosome biogenesis GTP-binding protein YihA/YsxC — translation MKIHLENTCFEKVAFKREDYPAKDLPEVCICGRSNVGKSSFINATFKNNIAKVGSTPGKTRSIVFFNVDNIFRIVDLPGYGYAKVSKEEKIKWRKMIEDYLNNRQQLKLGILIIDIRVGPTEDDMLMFSFLESKEIPIMIVANKCDKLSNNKLAVQRKVISEKLGISPEYIFFVSSKNKLGIKDVQKSLIDFFINEILGEK, via the coding sequence TTGAAAATTCACCTTGAAAATACTTGTTTTGAAAAGGTGGCCTTCAAAAGAGAGGATTATCCTGCAAAAGACCTACCAGAGGTTTGCATCTGTGGTAGGTCTAATGTAGGCAAATCCTCTTTTATTAATGCAACTTTTAAAAATAATATTGCAAAAGTTGGATCAACACCTGGTAAAACAAGGTCTATTGTTTTTTTTAATGTTGATAATATTTTTAGAATAGTCGATTTACCTGGATATGGATACGCAAAAGTATCAAAAGAAGAAAAAATAAAATGGAGAAAGATGATTGAGGATTATTTAAATAATAGACAACAGCTTAAGCTTGGTATTTTAATAATAGATATTCGAGTAGGTCCTACTGAAGATGATATGTTAATGTTTAGTTTTTTAGAATCCAAAGAAATTCCAATAATGATTGTTGCCAATAAATGTGATAAATTATCTAACAATAAGCTAGCTGTTCAAAGAAAAGTAATTTCAGAGAAGTTAGGAATAAGTCCTGAGTATATATTTTTTGTTTCATCTAAAAACAAATTAGGTATTAAAGATGTTCAAAAATCATTAATTGATTTTTTTATAAATGAAATATTAGGTGAGAAATAA
- the galT gene encoding galactose-1-phosphate uridylyltransferase: protein MAELRWNPLLGDWVMIASHRQERPQMPKDWCPFCVGSGKVPDDYEVYEYDNDFPALMQNPPEPDDVETEFYKTEKAYGKCEVILYSPNHTITLPELEINHIKKLVDLWIDRFETLKKDSNIKYIFIFENRGEAVGVTMPHPHGQIYGYSWIPLKILRELENAKKHYENHNECLICRIDNEEQDFKKRIIIENEHFVTYLPFFTEYPYGVFISSKRHVGTISQFSEEEKISFAKILKETTGTLDNLFGYKFPYMMCMHQLPVNAPEDYSKYYHFHVEFYPPMRSKDKQKFNASSETGAWAPCNTTSPEEKAEELRQAYQRFLNSMR, encoded by the coding sequence ATGGCTGAATTACGTTGGAATCCATTACTAGGTGATTGGGTAATGATTGCCTCACACAGACAAGAAAGACCACAAATGCCGAAGGATTGGTGCCCATTTTGCGTTGGGTCTGGTAAAGTACCTGACGATTATGAAGTTTACGAATATGATAACGATTTTCCTGCACTAATGCAAAATCCTCCTGAACCTGACGATGTTGAAACAGAATTTTATAAAACAGAAAAGGCTTATGGTAAATGTGAAGTTATTCTTTATTCGCCAAATCATACTATTACGTTACCTGAACTTGAAATTAATCACATAAAAAAATTAGTAGATTTATGGATTGACAGATTTGAAACATTAAAAAAGGACTCAAATATAAAATATATATTTATTTTTGAAAATAGAGGAGAAGCAGTTGGAGTTACTATGCCTCATCCACATGGACAAATATATGGTTATTCATGGATACCATTGAAAATATTAAGAGAATTAGAAAATGCAAAAAAACATTATGAGAATCATAATGAATGTTTAATATGTAGAATTGATAATGAAGAACAAGATTTTAAGAAAAGAATTATAATAGAAAATGAACATTTTGTAACATATTTGCCTTTCTTCACAGAATATCCTTACGGAGTATTTATATCATCAAAAAGGCATGTTGGAACAATTTCTCAATTTTCTGAAGAAGAAAAGATAAGTTTTGCAAAAATTCTTAAAGAGACAACAGGGACATTAGATAATCTATTTGGCTATAAATTTCCTTATATGATGTGTATGCATCAATTACCTGTTAATGCACCAGAGGATTATTCAAAGTATTATCATTTTCATGTTGAATTTTATCCTCCAATGAGATCAAAAGATAAACAAAAGTTTAATGCTTCGAGCGAAACTGGAGCATGGGCACCATGTAATACTACTTCACCAGAAGAAAAAGCAGAAGAATTACGTCAAGCTTATCAAAGATTTTTAAATAGCATGAGGTGA